Proteins encoded by one window of Nitrospirota bacterium:
- a CDS encoding sugar kinase: MKVAGLGQCSLDHLFIIDSFPAPDTKKEVLDWTISGGGPVATALVSLSRLGIDCSFCGMTGDDEAGKKISESIRSEGIDIKGLLTRPRSDSQAAFIAVEKGSGRRTIFWKRPSAEPLKPHELPDDFLDNAGFLLIDGLMTEASIYAAQKAKEKNIPVMLDAGRMREGMIELAHLCDYVVGSEEFAREFVTTPGSFDPEKAILKMKSFGAKAATITLGSKGSITIAGGEVFHTPAFKVTVVDTTGAGDVFHAGYIYGLLQEWNIKETVRFASAFAALKCRQLGGRAGIPVLNEVKEFIINYGGGSQ; encoded by the coding sequence ATGAAAGTCGCGGGGCTGGGACAGTGTTCGCTTGATCATTTGTTTATTATAGATTCCTTCCCTGCGCCGGATACAAAAAAAGAGGTGCTCGACTGGACCATATCCGGCGGCGGCCCTGTTGCCACAGCGCTTGTCAGCCTTTCAAGATTGGGCATTGATTGCAGTTTCTGCGGCATGACCGGTGATGACGAAGCCGGTAAAAAGATCTCTGAATCCATCCGGTCGGAAGGCATCGATATAAAGGGGCTGCTGACAAGGCCGCGCTCAGATTCACAGGCCGCATTCATCGCTGTTGAAAAAGGCAGCGGCAGGCGCACGATCTTCTGGAAAAGGCCTTCAGCTGAACCTTTGAAACCGCATGAGCTGCCGGATGATTTCCTTGACAATGCCGGCTTCCTGCTTATTGACGGCCTTATGACCGAGGCTTCGATCTACGCCGCTCAAAAGGCAAAAGAAAAAAATATTCCTGTAATGCTCGACGCCGGCAGGATGAGAGAGGGGATGATCGAACTCGCGCATTTATGCGACTACGTAGTCGGTTCGGAAGAATTCGCAAGAGAATTCGTGACCACTCCCGGCAGCTTTGACCCTGAAAAGGCCATCCTCAAAATGAAGTCGTTTGGCGCAAAGGCGGCAACTATTACACTCGGCAGCAAAGGCAGCATAACAATCGCCGGAGGTGAAGTTTTTCATACACCCGCGTTTAAAGTTACTGTGGTTGATACGACAGGGGCCGGCGATGTGTTTCACGCCGGATATATTTACGGTCTTTTGCAGGAATGGAATATAAAGGAAACCGTGCGTTTCGCGTCAGCGTTTGCAGCGTTGAAATGCAGGCAATTAGGCGGCAGGGCAGGGATCCCGGTATTGAATGAAGTGAAAGAATTTATAATAAATTATGGAGGAGGCTCACAATGA
- a CDS encoding PAS domain S-box protein — MDELIKILEQFGGGTGSGPSNTVVRFLLPAFFWSVLFLIAIRQWRKTREKRDLYIGGASLIGMFREMLMFAAEYGSYREYVPFDFMFKYYPPLEHAATMLSCIFIAYAFLYYLLKWRTLSRSFFIISSFVTVLVYAITASQWPDFLKIHPETRFGAFWGDMAFRVSASVFMGTALGAFLFAKIKGKKIPKSVLVGFLFFFLDEFLMIFNLATDEIYVHTYAPVRHNLHIWAIPFFIGTYWADLKQRFLEAEHTIKGIFNLSPSMLCIMDFKGVIETVSPASEAIFGISPADMRGRRLSDFGFADNAWRLHDDNDGNQTINCYADYASGDDTMKYLQCNMHPVPSEELIYAVVIDITGHKLAEEAARKSEAEAMRASHLASLGELAAGVAHEINNPVNGIINYAQLLTDKLDNKSVEGDIARRIIKEGDRIAVIVKSLLSITRMKEHERTFVILNELFQDVFNLVETQLLKDGTKIRTELSGEARIWCNPQQIQQVFLNVINNARYALNKKYPAGVEGKELHLRTEWLTIADKPHLRIVCHDNGIGIPKEDIGKIFNPFFSTKPKGEGTGLGMSISYGIIQEHGGKITIESVENEYTDVIIDLPVNPVGPGGALTTAAEQRGIISNGVKENE, encoded by the coding sequence ATGGATGAACTAATAAAAATACTCGAACAGTTCGGCGGGGGCACAGGCAGCGGACCCTCCAATACAGTGGTGCGGTTTCTCCTGCCGGCATTTTTCTGGTCGGTCCTTTTTTTAATAGCAATCAGACAATGGCGCAAGACCCGCGAGAAGCGTGATCTGTACATAGGCGGGGCTTCGCTGATCGGCATGTTCCGGGAGATGCTCATGTTTGCGGCGGAGTACGGAAGCTACAGGGAATATGTGCCGTTTGATTTCATGTTTAAATATTATCCGCCGCTGGAACACGCGGCCACCATGCTTTCCTGCATCTTCATCGCCTATGCCTTCCTTTACTACCTGCTTAAATGGCGGACATTATCGAGGAGCTTCTTTATCATTTCCTCATTCGTTACCGTGCTTGTTTACGCAATCACAGCGTCTCAGTGGCCGGACTTTTTGAAAATCCACCCTGAAACCCGTTTCGGGGCCTTCTGGGGAGACATGGCCTTCAGGGTCAGCGCCTCGGTTTTTATGGGGACAGCGTTAGGCGCGTTTCTATTCGCAAAGATAAAGGGAAAGAAGATCCCAAAGTCCGTGCTCGTCGGGTTTCTGTTCTTTTTCCTTGACGAATTTCTTATGATCTTCAATCTTGCCACCGATGAAATCTATGTGCACACATACGCGCCGGTAAGACATAATCTCCATATATGGGCCATCCCTTTTTTTATAGGCACGTACTGGGCGGATTTAAAACAGCGGTTCCTCGAAGCCGAGCACACGATAAAAGGCATTTTCAACCTGAGCCCGAGTATGCTCTGCATCATGGATTTTAAAGGAGTTATTGAAACTGTCAGCCCTGCCTCAGAGGCGATCTTCGGCATTTCTCCGGCGGACATGCGTGGCAGGAGATTAAGTGACTTCGGTTTTGCTGATAACGCGTGGCGGCTGCATGATGACAACGACGGTAATCAGACGATAAACTGCTACGCTGATTATGCTTCAGGAGACGACACCATGAAATACCTCCAGTGCAATATGCATCCTGTGCCTTCGGAGGAGCTTATTTATGCGGTCGTCATCGACATCACCGGGCACAAACTTGCTGAAGAAGCGGCGAGAAAAAGCGAGGCGGAAGCCATGCGCGCCTCCCACCTTGCCTCGCTCGGCGAGCTGGCAGCGGGTGTGGCCCACGAGATTAACAACCCGGTCAACGGGATCATAAATTATGCCCAGCTCCTGACAGACAAACTCGACAATAAAAGCGTTGAAGGGGACATTGCCCGCAGGATCATAAAGGAAGGAGACCGCATTGCGGTCATCGTCAAAAGCCTCCTCTCCATTACAAGGATGAAGGAGCATGAGCGGACGTTTGTTATTTTAAATGAGCTTTTCCAGGACGTTTTCAATCTCGTGGAGACGCAGCTTCTTAAAGACGGGACAAAAATCCGGACGGAGTTGTCAGGCGAGGCCAGGATCTGGTGCAATCCTCAGCAGATACAGCAGGTCTTTCTAAATGTCATAAACAACGCGCGGTATGCCCTGAATAAGAAATACCCCGCGGGCGTTGAAGGCAAAGAACTGCACTTACGCACAGAATGGCTGACCATCGCAGACAAACCGCATCTGCGGATCGTATGCCATGATAACGGCATCGGAATTCCCAAGGAAGACATCGGTAAAATATTCAATCCCTTCTTTTCAACAAAGCCGAAAGGGGAAGGGACTGGTTTAGGCATGAGCATAAGCTATGGTATTATACAAGAGCACGGAGGCAAGATTACTATCGAGAGCGTCGAGAACGAATATACTGACGTCATTATCGATCTTCCGGTAAATCCCGTTGGTCCCGGCGGGGCATTAACCACGGCAGCAGAGCAGCGGGGCATTATTTCTAACGGTGTAAAGGAGAATGAATGA
- a CDS encoding response regulator has translation MSASILVIDDEESIRYTFENFLFEAGYRVVTAKDFPEAAREIGRGQFDLVITDIILGGKTGIDILRLLHEKGIVCPVVVITGYPSIETAAEAVKLSAFDYAMKPVTKDTLLNIVKKALASKKLPNK, from the coding sequence ATGAGCGCAAGCATACTTGTAATTGACGATGAGGAGAGCATCAGATACACCTTTGAAAATTTTCTTTTTGAGGCCGGGTACCGTGTTGTGACTGCAAAGGATTTTCCCGAAGCCGCCCGCGAGATCGGGAGAGGGCAGTTTGACCTTGTTATCACGGACATCATCCTTGGAGGGAAAACAGGGATTGATATACTGCGCCTGCTGCATGAAAAAGGAATCGTTTGCCCGGTTGTTGTCATAACCGGATACCCCTCCATTGAAACCGCGGCCGAGGCCGTCAAACTGAGCGCCTTTGACTACGCCATGAAACCCGTGACAAAAGATACGCTTTTAAATATTGTAAAAAAAGCCTTAGCTTCAAAAAAACTGCCTAATAAGTAA
- the lexA gene encoding repressor LexA yields the protein MMELTGRQKKVLDFLKEYAQKHGYPPTVREIGEYFGFLWAAARMHLKAIERKGFIKINPAKSRGIEILGLRQSEGIMAPVAGRIRAGRPILAVEEIDSHIFIDKTLFPAEDAFSLKVTGDSMMDAGILDGDFIVVRPQSTIRNGEIGVALIEDEATVKRVFREKGKIILKPENKTMKPVTYNADEVTIMGKVMGVIRKM from the coding sequence ATGATGGAATTGACCGGCAGACAGAAAAAGGTCCTGGACTTCCTTAAAGAGTACGCGCAAAAGCACGGCTATCCTCCGACAGTCAGGGAAATAGGCGAGTATTTCGGGTTCCTGTGGGCTGCCGCGAGGATGCACCTGAAGGCAATCGAGCGGAAGGGATTTATAAAGATAAACCCCGCCAAATCACGGGGGATAGAGATACTGGGGCTCAGGCAATCGGAAGGAATTATGGCCCCCGTGGCCGGGAGGATAAGGGCGGGCAGGCCGATATTAGCGGTTGAAGAGATCGACTCGCACATCTTTATTGATAAAACACTTTTCCCGGCAGAGGACGCTTTCTCCCTAAAAGTTACAGGCGACAGCATGATGGACGCGGGGATACTCGACGGCGACTTTATAGTGGTAAGGCCTCAAAGCACTATAAGAAATGGCGAGATCGGGGTCGCTCTCATAGAAGATGAGGCTACAGTAAAGAGGGTCTTCAGGGAGAAGGGGAAGATAATTCTAAAACCCGAAAACAAGACCATGAAGCCTGTGACATACAACGCAGATGAAGTGACCATCATGGGAAAAGTCATGGGCGTCATAAGGAAGATGTGA
- the tcmP gene encoding three-Cys-motif partner protein TcmP, whose translation MGQTKDFFKEKKPWSIFKDRILDYYLVPYISKILRTGKPLVIFDCFAGKGKFDDGENGSPVIIAEHIRATIQKQPFVNGFFIEKKYSEELKNNLRNYLNTHILAGTFEENLKNILSVDRSNNVFLYIDPYGIKSLNLNNFHQIKNTNFFTLELLMNFNSAGFLREGCRLLKFEDLFKDDEITDYESDEDINTIEKMDAIAGGDYWQEILKNYYSGTIDMHRAEEQFIWEYREKIKEVFRYTVNIPIKIKSSHLPKYRLFFGSNHEDGLILMADNMNRKWKEMLAKERDKQGVLFEFEFPDLRLLKGFDIYQDILASLPSNGGKVSLKKVIINLIMKYGITFSEKEYKQKIKEMDNTALYIDRNPAFTPKTKKPVTSMDYDEYQITLRKKV comes from the coding sequence GTGGGGCAGACAAAAGATTTTTTTAAAGAGAAAAAACCTTGGTCCATATTCAAGGATAGAATTCTTGACTACTATTTAGTCCCGTATATATCTAAAATTCTTAGAACAGGCAAGCCATTAGTTATATTCGATTGTTTTGCAGGTAAAGGAAAGTTTGATGATGGGGAGAATGGATCTCCAGTTATTATCGCTGAGCATATAAGAGCTACAATTCAAAAGCAGCCTTTTGTTAATGGCTTTTTTATAGAAAAGAAGTATAGTGAGGAATTAAAAAACAATCTAAGAAATTATCTAAACACACATATCTTGGCCGGAACATTCGAGGAAAACCTAAAAAACATTTTATCAGTGGACAGAAGCAATAATGTTTTTTTGTATATTGATCCCTATGGGATTAAAAGCTTGAACCTCAATAATTTCCATCAAATAAAGAACACCAATTTCTTCACACTGGAACTGCTTATGAATTTTAATTCGGCTGGCTTTCTCAGAGAAGGATGCCGTTTACTGAAATTTGAGGACTTATTTAAAGACGATGAGATAACTGATTATGAGAGTGATGAGGATATTAACACTATTGAAAAAATGGATGCTATTGCTGGTGGAGATTATTGGCAGGAAATCTTAAAGAATTATTACAGCGGCACAATTGACATGCATCGGGCAGAAGAACAGTTTATCTGGGAATATAGGGAAAAAATTAAAGAGGTTTTTAGATATACGGTAAATATACCTATCAAAATTAAGTCCAGCCATTTACCGAAATACAGATTGTTTTTCGGTTCCAATCATGAAGACGGTCTGATTTTGATGGCTGATAATATGAATAGAAAATGGAAAGAGATGCTGGCAAAAGAAAGAGACAAACAGGGCGTGCTATTTGAATTTGAATTCCCTGACTTAAGACTCCTGAAAGGATTTGACATCTATCAAGATATTCTGGCAAGCTTGCCGTCAAATGGTGGAAAAGTATCACTGAAAAAAGTAATTATAAATCTTATTATGAAATATGGCATTACATTTTCTGAAAAAGAGTACAAGCAGAAAATAAAAGAAATGGATAATACGGCATTGTATATTGACCGCAATCCAGCATTTACTCCTAAAACAAAAAAGCCGGTAACATCCATGGACTACGATGAATATCAAATCACTTTAAGGAAGAAGGTATGA
- a CDS encoding radical SAM protein, translating into MNKKNKTTLIQRKSLLYKTAVEYGDYTINHVEGCSHGCLYPCYAMMMAKRFGKVKSYDEWIKPKIVANAVELLEKEIPKHNDKIKFVHLCFSTDPFMYGYEEISDLSLRLIRMLNEAGIRCTALTKGVLPLELALFSKKNEFGMTLISLNEDFRKKYEPFAAPYKKRIDSLYRLHKKGIKTWVSIEPYPTPNIIDQDFADILESISFVDKIIFGRLNYNAMVTRYPDYKNFYNDLSHQAIEFCARHGKEWHIKNGTMTNGASSNVVKNNVSAKGLLECGVF; encoded by the coding sequence ATGAACAAGAAGAATAAAACCACCCTTATTCAGCGGAAATCCCTTCTCTACAAGACAGCCGTTGAGTATGGCGACTATACAATCAATCATGTGGAAGGTTGTTCTCATGGATGTTTGTATCCCTGTTACGCCATGATGATGGCTAAGAGATTTGGCAAGGTAAAGAGTTACGATGAATGGATTAAGCCTAAAATCGTTGCAAATGCCGTTGAGCTTTTGGAAAAAGAAATTCCAAAACATAACGACAAGATTAAATTTGTGCATCTCTGTTTCAGCACAGACCCGTTTATGTACGGCTATGAAGAAATATCGGATTTAAGTTTGCGATTAATCAGGATGCTGAATGAGGCAGGCATCAGATGCACAGCTCTTACAAAGGGTGTTTTGCCTTTGGAGTTAGCTTTGTTCAGCAAAAAAAATGAGTTCGGGATGACGCTGATTTCACTTAATGAAGATTTCAGAAAAAAGTACGAACCTTTTGCTGCGCCCTATAAGAAACGGATTGATAGTCTTTACCGCTTGCACAAAAAAGGAATCAAGACATGGGTAAGTATCGAACCATATCCGACTCCGAACATAATTGACCAGGATTTTGCCGACATCTTAGAATCTATTTCATTCGTGGATAAAATCATCTTCGGAAGGCTCAATTATAATGCGATGGTTACAAGGTATCCGGATTATAAAAACTTCTACAATGACCTGAGCCACCAGGCAATAGAATTCTGCGCAAGGCATGGTAAGGAGTGGCATATAAAAAATGGGACAATGACCAATGGAGCGAGCAGTAATGTTGTTAAAAACAATGTCTCGGCAAAAGGTTTGTTGGAGTGCGGGGTTTTTTAA
- a CDS encoding DNA adenine methylase, with protein sequence MAIPHPIPYQGSKRALASIILSFFPSNVEKLIEPFSGSAAVSIAAAYHRKAKSFHLNDLNKALIDLWNEIINKPQVIAKAYEKLWFAQEGREREFYDLVRKKFNHSQRPDHFLYLLARCVKASVRYNSNGEFNQSPDNRRRGANPDTMKTNILGASHLLKSRATVTSSDYEDIIAATEPSDIIYMDPPYQGVCSNRDSRYINGLQCERFVEALHRLNNRKISYIVSYDGRTGSKAYGKLLPDFLRLKHLEIDAGRSSQSTLLGRADNTIESLYLSPALVLRIDNLSINKRESFHHQNSLFEAAI encoded by the coding sequence ATGGCTATTCCACATCCCATTCCTTATCAAGGCAGCAAGCGTGCTTTAGCAAGCATCATACTTTCTTTTTTCCCGTCAAATGTTGAAAAACTCATTGAGCCGTTTTCAGGATCGGCGGCGGTGTCAATTGCAGCGGCATATCATAGAAAAGCAAAAAGTTTTCACCTTAATGATCTAAATAAAGCATTAATTGATTTATGGAATGAAATCATAAACAAGCCGCAGGTCATTGCTAAAGCATACGAAAAGCTTTGGTTTGCGCAAGAAGGAAGGGAAAGGGAATTCTATGATTTAGTCCGCAAAAAATTCAATCACTCTCAACGCCCGGATCATTTTCTTTATTTGCTGGCCCGATGTGTTAAGGCTTCTGTGCGATACAACTCTAATGGAGAGTTTAATCAAAGTCCTGATAATAGAAGGAGGGGCGCTAACCCCGATACGATGAAAACCAACATTCTTGGGGCCTCCCATCTTTTAAAAAGTCGAGCAACTGTAACGTCTTCGGATTATGAAGACATCATTGCTGCTACTGAACCGTCTGACATTATATATATGGACCCGCCATACCAGGGGGTTTGCAGCAATCGTGATTCGAGATATATAAATGGACTGCAATGTGAACGGTTTGTTGAAGCGCTTCACAGACTTAATAATAGAAAGATTTCGTATATTGTAAGTTATGATGGACGGACAGGCTCTAAAGCGTATGGCAAACTTCTGCCTGACTTTCTCAGATTAAAGCATTTAGAAATAGATGCCGGAAGATCATCTCAATCAACGCTGTTAGGACGCGCCGACAATACCATTGAATCTTTATACTTATCTCCTGCTTTGGTGCTGCGTATAGATAACCTGTCTATCAATAAAAGGGAATCCTTCCATCACCAAAATTCATTATTTGAAGCTGCCATATGA
- a CDS encoding HNH endonuclease, whose amino-acid sequence MTQRKYPREFLARLKAVTSKRPKTVIEHILKHGFITTEDLEKKYGYKHPPRAARDVREQGIPLETFNVKNTEGRTIAAYRFAELSSISHDKLGGRKIFSKEFKNELIEDLGCKCSICLELYEERYLQVDHRVPYEVSGDCNNNERNTKEYMLLCGSCNRAKSWSCEHCSNWLEEKSAAVCQSCYWACPNDYKHIALRRIRRLDIVWAEHEVEIFEKFKERVEKMKKSMPTYVKSIIENHLKEN is encoded by the coding sequence ATGACCCAGCGCAAATATCCAAGAGAGTTCTTAGCCAGATTAAAAGCAGTTACAAGCAAGCGTCCCAAGACGGTCATCGAACATATTCTGAAACATGGCTTCATCACTACGGAAGACCTTGAAAAGAAATACGGCTATAAACATCCACCAAGAGCAGCACGGGATGTCCGGGAACAGGGCATACCACTCGAAACTTTCAATGTTAAGAATACGGAAGGCCGGACTATAGCTGCATACAGATTCGCTGAGCTTTCCAGCATTAGTCATGATAAGCTCGGAGGGAGAAAGATATTTTCAAAAGAGTTCAAAAATGAACTTATTGAAGATCTTGGCTGTAAGTGTTCCATCTGTCTTGAATTATACGAGGAAAGGTATTTACAAGTTGATCACCGCGTTCCTTACGAAGTTTCAGGAGATTGCAATAACAATGAAAGAAATACTAAAGAGTACATGCTGCTATGCGGTTCCTGTAATCGGGCAAAGTCCTGGTCTTGTGAACACTGTTCCAATTGGCTTGAGGAAAAATCTGCTGCTGTCTGCCAGTCATGTTATTGGGCCTGTCCGAATGATTATAAACACATTGCCCTGAGACGCATTAGAAGGCTTGATATAGTTTGGGCTGAACACGAAGTGGAAATATTTGAGAAATTCAAGGAGCGTGTTGAGAAGATGAAAAAATCAATGCCCACTTATGTAAAGTCTATTATTGAAAATCATCTGAAGGAAAATTAA
- the dinB gene encoding DNA polymerase IV, giving the protein MHNIILCIDMDAFFASVEQQANPKLRGKPIAVIGSGGRTVVTTRSYEARKFGVKTGMNIYETKKLCPHIIFVVGDSEKYTHTCRELSKVYSRFTPDIEVYSIDEAFLDVTTTHHLFGGAEAIGLSIKEEVKKQFGINCTVGIASNILMAKLASDIAKPDGLRWFKEEDFPSILKDLPVKELWGIGLSIERRLAELGIKTCGELGSAPASLLRNRFGIVGETLKLMGQGICHRPLIVREEDPKSIGHSMTLPQDISNRKQIEAQILKLSAMVGRRARKYGFAGKKVTLTIRYPDFETFTKQTTLSEHTNITREIYNCALGILNSIRLRDKVRLVGVSISQLKRDDNEQMALFDHRAKEKSILNAVDSINDKHGEFTVTWASYLEQARPPGVISSAWRPSGVRNVNIKN; this is encoded by the coding sequence ATGCACAACATCATCCTCTGCATAGACATGGATGCCTTCTTTGCCTCGGTGGAGCAGCAGGCGAATCCGAAGCTGCGCGGCAAGCCGATTGCGGTCATCGGCTCCGGCGGCAGGACGGTCGTCACCACACGTTCGTATGAGGCGAGGAAATTCGGCGTTAAGACGGGGATGAATATTTATGAGACGAAGAAGTTGTGTCCGCATATCATCTTTGTTGTTGGAGATAGTGAAAAATATACTCACACCTGCAGGGAGCTTTCCAAAGTTTACAGCAGGTTCACGCCCGATATTGAGGTCTACTCCATTGATGAAGCCTTCCTTGATGTGACGACAACGCATCATCTGTTCGGGGGGGCTGAGGCTATCGGACTTTCAATTAAGGAGGAAGTCAAAAAACAGTTCGGCATCAATTGCACGGTCGGCATCGCCTCGAATATCCTTATGGCAAAACTTGCCAGCGACATTGCAAAGCCGGACGGTTTACGGTGGTTTAAGGAAGAAGATTTTCCGTCCATACTCAAAGATTTGCCTGTGAAAGAATTATGGGGCATCGGTCTGTCAATCGAGCGAAGACTTGCTGAACTTGGCATAAAAACCTGCGGCGAGCTTGGCAGCGCGCCTGCAAGTTTATTGAGAAACAGATTCGGCATTGTCGGGGAGACATTAAAGCTCATGGGGCAGGGGATCTGCCACAGGCCGCTCATCGTCCGGGAAGAAGACCCGAAATCCATCGGTCACAGCATGACATTACCTCAGGATATTTCAAACAGGAAGCAGATAGAGGCGCAGATTTTAAAGTTAAGCGCGATGGTTGGAAGGCGGGCGAGGAAGTACGGCTTTGCAGGGAAGAAGGTCACCCTCACCATACGGTATCCTGATTTTGAGACCTTCACAAAGCAGACTACTCTGTCCGAGCACACAAACATTACCCGTGAAATTTACAACTGCGCATTGGGCATTCTCAATTCCATACGCCTTCGTGATAAGGTCAGGTTGGTCGGCGTCAGCATCTCACAATTAAAAAGGGATGATAATGAGCAGATGGCGTTATTTGATCACAGGGCAAAGGAGAAATCCATCCTCAATGCAGTTGATTCCATCAATGACAAGCACGGGGAGTTCACTGTCACATGGGCGTCTTATCTTGAGCAGGCAAGGCCGCCGGGTGTTATATCTTCGGCGTGGAGGCCATCCGGCGTAAGGAACGTAAATATAAAAAATTGA
- a CDS encoding SIMPL domain-containing protein (The SIMPL domain is named for its presence in mouse protein SIMPL (signalling molecule that associates with mouse pelle-like kinase). Bacterial member BP26, from Brucella, was shown to assemble into a channel-like structure, while YggE from E. coli has been associated with resistance to oxidative stress.) has product MDRRKFIGSMVVWICILFVADSVFAENPQEARKGTISVTGNASEDYPPDNAEIVLAIENTALAVSRATQDNKTITEKVIRKMKELINKDEGDTIKTASYSIQPLYEYDQPARKNKFIGYKVINQVAVQTKQINDVGRFIDGAVEEGANRVDNISFTLSDNREYCKRLLEKATERAASEAEVVARSLGTKIAGAKDASVSCSSEMPRPVYRFGIAREETVMAQSATPVEAGTIKLQASVSTVFYIDNK; this is encoded by the coding sequence ATGGACCGGAGAAAATTTATAGGGTCAATGGTTGTGTGGATTTGTATTTTGTTTGTTGCCGATAGTGTTTTCGCGGAGAACCCGCAGGAGGCCAGGAAGGGGACAATTTCCGTAACAGGCAATGCGTCGGAAGATTACCCTCCCGATAACGCTGAAATAGTGTTGGCAATCGAGAACACAGCACTTGCTGTATCCCGGGCAACGCAGGATAATAAAACAATAACCGAAAAGGTGATCAGAAAAATGAAAGAACTCATAAATAAAGACGAAGGAGATACGATAAAGACCGCCTCATATTCCATCCAGCCGTTATATGAATACGATCAACCAGCGAGGAAGAACAAGTTCATCGGGTACAAGGTGATAAACCAGGTTGCCGTTCAGACAAAACAAATAAATGACGTTGGCAGGTTCATCGACGGCGCAGTAGAAGAAGGCGCAAACAGGGTTGATAATATAAGCTTCACTCTTTCAGATAACAGGGAGTATTGTAAACGTCTGCTTGAAAAGGCGACAGAAAGGGCCGCGTCAGAAGCAGAGGTTGTTGCACGTTCTCTCGGGACAAAAATTGCCGGCGCAAAGGACGCCTCTGTCTCATGCAGCAGCGAGATGCCGAGACCTGTATACAGATTTGGTATTGCGCGGGAAGAAACAGTAATGGCCCAAAGCGCCACTCCTGTTGAGGCCGGAACAATAAAGCTGCAGGCCTCTGTCAGCACTGTGTTTTATATTGATAACAAATAA